Genomic DNA from Deltaproteobacteria bacterium:
AAAGGCTTGACCAGGGACTACTATTCCGAGGGCAAACGGATCAGGGCCCTGGATAATGTGGATCTCACCATCCCCGCCAACCAGATCTTCACCCTTTTGGGTCCGAGCGGTTGTGGGAAAACAACACTGCTCCGGTGCATCGTCGGGCTGGAGTCCCCAGACGCTGGTGAGGTCATCATCGGGGGCGATGTGGTCTGGTCGAAGGAAAAGGATATATTTGTGCCGCCGGAAAAGCGGGGCCTGGGCATGGTCTTCCAGACCTACGCCATCTGGCCGCACATGAACGTGTTCGACAACGTGGCCTTCCCCCTGCAGAACCGGAACGCGACGAAGGACGAGATCAGGAAAAGTGTGGCCAGGGTGCTCGATTTTGTCCAGCTGTCAGGGTTCGAGAAACGTCCCGCTACCAAGCTGAGCGGCGGGCAGCAACAGCGTGTCGCCCTGGCGCGGGCGCTGGTCGCCGAGCCCAAGGTCATCCTCTTCGACGAACCTCTGAGCAACCTGGACGCCAAACTCAGGGAGGAGACGCGCAAAGAGCTGCGAAGTTTCCTGACGGAACTCAAGATCACCGCTGTCTACGTGACTCACGACAGGATCGAGGCACTGGCCCTTTCCGACCACATTGCGGTCATGCGGTCCGGCAGCATCGTGGAGGAGGGGAATCCCAAAAAGATCTATTTCCACTCGGATCATCCATTCGTCGCGGATTTTATCGGCCGGGCCAACCTCATCCCGGGCACGGTTCAGGGACTGGAAGGGTCCCACGCTGTCATCAGGACCGGAATCGGATCCATTGAGGGCCTGAACGGCCAGGACCTGAAAACCGGTCGGGAGGCCATGGTGTGCGTTCGACCCGAGTTCATGAGACTCGCTTCCAGCGGTGAGGCGGGGGGGAAGAACGTGTTCAAAGGCGAGGTGGAGACCCTCCTTTTCGTTGGTGAGGCCTACGAAGGGGAGATCCGCATCGGAGAAACCCTGCTCACGACCGTTATCCCACCCGCGGTGGATATCGGGAAAGGGGACGAGGTTTTCGTTTCCCTCGACCCGGATTACTGTTTCCTGCTTCCCGCCTGAGGGCCGCCATGACCAGGAGAGTGCCCCTCACACCGTCTCTCATCCTCATCGTTGGTTTCCTGACGGTCTGCCCGGTCCTCATGCTGGTCCTGGGAAGCTTTTCGGAAGGGTTTGGAAGTTTCGGCGTCTTCACGGTCCAAAAGTATGTGGAGGCCTACACCGATCCGGCCCTTGCCGGCATCCTGATCAATACCCTGATCTTCACTCTCGGCTCAGCGGTCGTGGCAACCATTTTCGCCCTGTTCCTGGCCTACATAAACACGCGGACCAATATCCCGTTCAAGTTCCTCTTCGGCATCATCTCCATCATCCCCATGATGATCCCCCACATTCTCTTTGCGGTGAGCTGGGTGCTCCTTTTAAACCCCAGCAACGGGATCCTCAACAGGCTGATCATGGATATTTTCGGCCTGAAAAGCTCCCTTTTCAACATCTACACCCTGCACGGGATGATCCTTGTGGAGGGCCTTCTGGATCTGCCCATAGCGTACCTCATCATCGCGCCGGCCATGAGTGCCTTTGATGTCTCTCTGGAGGAGTCCTCCAAGGTGTGCGGGGCCTCGACCCTGCGCACCCTTACCCGGGTGACCCTCCCGGTGCTGAGGCCGGCCATACTGGCGTCGGTGATCCTCGTCATCGTCAGAAGCCTGGCTTCCTTCGCGGTTCCCTCCATCATCGGGATGCCGGGCAGGAAATACGTTCTGGCCACCTACATCTACCGGACCATCTCCACCGGTTTTGCCGCCGACTACGGCAAGGCCGCCGCCATCGGCATGAGCGCCATGGCCGCTTCCATCGTCCTGATCTACCTGTACCGGTACCTCACCTCGGAGAGCAGCAAGTACGTCACCATCTCGAGCCGCGGGTTCAAGCCAGCCCTCATTGACCTCAAAGGGTACAAGTACCCGATGTTCACCATTGTCGGACTGCTCTCATTCGTTCTCATCGTCCTGCCGGTGCTGGTCCTCTTCTACACATCCATGCTCCCATATGTCATGGCCCCGAGCGCGAAGGCCTTCGCGAGGATGAGCTGGAAGAATTGGATCGATGTGATCAAAGACCCCATATCCATACTGGCCCTCAAGAACAGCCTGACCCTCGGCGTTGTGGGAGCGACCCTGGGAGTCATCCTCTCTATCTTCGTATCCTACGTCATCGTGAAGGTGCGTACCGTGGCCTCAGGCATCCTGGAGTCCCTCAGCTTCCTGTCTTTTTCCTTCCCGGGTATCGTCATCGGGGTCGGGTTCATGTGGTTCTTCGTACGCACTCCCCTTTACGCGACCATATGGGCCCTTCTCATCGGGTACATTGCCACCTACCTACCCTACGGGATAAGGCCTATCTCCAGCGCCTTTGTCCAGATACACAGCCACCTGGAGGAGTCGGCCTGGGTTTGCGGCGCCGGCCGGTTCAGGACAGTGCGCCGCATTGTCATCCCTCTTCTGATACCGGGAATCATCTCGGGGTGGATCCTCATGGCTACCATGTTCGTGCGGGAACTGAGCCTTTCGGTGGTGCTCTCCCGGCCGGGCACGGAGGTTCTGGCGGTGCAGATCCTGCGTTTTGCCGAGGACGGGTTGTGGGGCAGGCTGTCAGCCCTTGGTATCATTATGATCTTTTTCTCATCCACCCTTGTCATCGCGGCATCTCTGCTGGGAAGAAAACTGACAAAGATGGGGATAGTGGGTAACTGAAGTTGCGGTCCGGTGTTCAGACTGGAAAAGAGGTGAACCATGTTTTTCGATAACTCGTTTATGGGAAGTTTTGAACTGTCCATCATGATCAAATTGATTCTGGCAGCGCTGGCGGGAGGACTCGTGGGCCTGGAGAGGGAGAAGCATGGACGCCCCGCGGGCATGCGCACCAACCTCCTCGTTTCGGTGGGCGCCTGCACCATCATGATCATCTCAGAGGCCTTCTATCTCAAATACGGTATGCACGGTGCTGAAACCATCCTGCGTCTGGATCCTTCCCGTACCGCGGCCCAGATCGTCACCGGCATCGGTTTTCTCGGTGCGGGCGTGATTGTCAAAGAGGGCGCCACGGTTAGAGGCCTCACCACGGCCGCGGGCCTCTGGGTGGTGGCGGGTTTGGGGATGGCCTTCGGGATGGGATTTTTCTCCTTGGGCGTCATCTCCACGGTGTTGGTCCTCGTCAGTCTGGTTTCCCTCAGCAAACTTGATTCGATGATAAATAAGGACCTCTATCTCACCCTGTCTGTCACAGGTGAGCGGCGCGACAACCTTTTCGATGAGCTCATGGAACTGGTAAAAGACTTGGGACTTAAGGCCTCCGGCATAAGCTCCCAGGTGGATCTCGTGGAGAACGAAATCTTCATTAAAATGGTCCTGACGCAACAGCGAAAACGTGTTGGCCAGGAGTTGAGCGCGGCTGTGGAAAAGCTCGAAGGCATCAAGAAGATCTTTTACAGCTAGGGTGGGGTTGCCCCGGCTGGTTGAACAGAAGCTGTATCAACTGAATGTAGGGGGCCCGTGCTGTGGCAAGTCAGCTCTAAGCCGCGTTTCGAGGAAATGCCGCGTGACCAAACCGGATTGCCCATTTTGCTCTTTTCCTGATGACCGGATCATATCCGAGTCAGACTACACGTTCACCATTCGTGACGGTTTTCCTGTTTCAAAAGGCCACACGCTCATCATTCCAAAACGCCATGTTCGATCCTTCTTCGAGCTGCAGGCCATTGAAAAAGCGGC
This window encodes:
- a CDS encoding ABC transporter ATP-binding protein, translating into MEIHIKGLTRDYYSEGKRIRALDNVDLTIPANQIFTLLGPSGCGKTTLLRCIVGLESPDAGEVIIGGDVVWSKEKDIFVPPEKRGLGMVFQTYAIWPHMNVFDNVAFPLQNRNATKDEIRKSVARVLDFVQLSGFEKRPATKLSGGQQQRVALARALVAEPKVILFDEPLSNLDAKLREETRKELRSFLTELKITAVYVTHDRIEALALSDHIAVMRSGSIVEEGNPKKIYFHSDHPFVADFIGRANLIPGTVQGLEGSHAVIRTGIGSIEGLNGQDLKTGREAMVCVRPEFMRLASSGEAGGKNVFKGEVETLLFVGEAYEGEIRIGETLLTTVIPPAVDIGKGDEVFVSLDPDYCFLLPA
- a CDS encoding iron ABC transporter permease; its protein translation is MTRRVPLTPSLILIVGFLTVCPVLMLVLGSFSEGFGSFGVFTVQKYVEAYTDPALAGILINTLIFTLGSAVVATIFALFLAYINTRTNIPFKFLFGIISIIPMMIPHILFAVSWVLLLNPSNGILNRLIMDIFGLKSSLFNIYTLHGMILVEGLLDLPIAYLIIAPAMSAFDVSLEESSKVCGASTLRTLTRVTLPVLRPAILASVILVIVRSLASFAVPSIIGMPGRKYVLATYIYRTISTGFAADYGKAAAIGMSAMAASIVLIYLYRYLTSESSKYVTISSRGFKPALIDLKGYKYPMFTIVGLLSFVLIVLPVLVLFYTSMLPYVMAPSAKAFARMSWKNWIDVIKDPISILALKNSLTLGVVGATLGVILSIFVSYVIVKVRTVASGILESLSFLSFSFPGIVIGVGFMWFFVRTPLYATIWALLIGYIATYLPYGIRPISSAFVQIHSHLEESAWVCGAGRFRTVRRIVIPLLIPGIISGWILMATMFVRELSLSVVLSRPGTEVLAVQILRFAEDGLWGRLSALGIIMIFFSSTLVIAASLLGRKLTKMGIVGN
- a CDS encoding MgtC/SapB family protein codes for the protein MFFDNSFMGSFELSIMIKLILAALAGGLVGLEREKHGRPAGMRTNLLVSVGACTIMIISEAFYLKYGMHGAETILRLDPSRTAAQIVTGIGFLGAGVIVKEGATVRGLTTAAGLWVVAGLGMAFGMGFFSLGVISTVLVLVSLVSLSKLDSMINKDLYLTLSVTGERRDNLFDELMELVKDLGLKASGISSQVDLVENEIFIKMVLTQQRKRVGQELSAAVEKLEGIKKIFYS